CAGTACAGGTTCGATAAATGACAGAACCCAAACGGCTAAAAGAATCGGAATAACTGATGATGTATATGTGGTTGGAACAACCGGGATGCCAATAAAATGAATAGTTTGTGCTTTAGTTGCAGTAGCAACAAGTGTCGGATACACTAATGCAGATGCAAGAGCAACTGCTACAAATTGATTGACATTTAATCGCTTAGAAGCTGTGAACGCAAGGAAGATTGGCAAAAAGTTAAATAATGCATCACCCGCAGCATATAAGATTTCATAAGTTCCGCTTGTTGTACTCATCCAATTAAGTGCCACAAATAGTGCAAGTAGCCCCTTTAAAATTCCGGCTCCTGCCAAGGCCCCTAGAAATGGGGTGAAAGTTCCTGAAATAAATGCTATGAAACGATTAACAAGATTTTTTTCCTTCTCTTGTGGTTGAGTACTCTGATCTTCATTTTCTAGACCTGTTTGTTTTGCTAAAGCATTAAAAACATTTGCTACAGCATTCCCGACAACAATTTGATATTGTCCCGCAGATTGAACCACTGTGATTACACCATCTAAATCCTCAATCTTTTGAGTATCCGCCTTTGATTCATCTTTCAGCTTAAATCTAAGTCGTGTTGCACAATGCCATGCAGTATTGATATTGTCTTTACCTCCAATATCTTTTACAATATCTGATGCTAGTTTTTCATAGTCCATATTACTTCACTCCTAAAGTTATTTTTAAAACAAAAACCCAAGTCAATATCAAACTCAGACTAAAAGTGTCTGGATCTCATATTGACTTGGGTTTTGCCTAATTTAATAGTTACAATCCCTTTTATTCATTTTTTTATTAATGTCATCTAGAATACGCTGTACATGTATTGTTAGATAAATTTGTTCGTTTATTGAAAGCTTAATCTGCAGTTGACCGCTAATAAAAGCTGTTACTTTTTTTGTACATTCAAACGATGTTGGGTACTTTTTAACTAGATGTTGAAATAAAAAATCATCATCGCTTCCAGAATCATTAATCTTCTTTTGTAAAATACGTTCAGCTAAAAATCTAAGATGAACTAAAAAGCGGCGATAGCTCATTGTGTTGGGATCAAGCTTAATCTGTAATTGATACTGAACAATTTGAACAATATCCCCTATTAGTTTTGTCATTTTTACTGTATCACCACTTTGGGGATGATCAACGCTGCTCTCAAGCAGTTTCATTGCAATGAAACCTACTTCATCTTCTGGGAGCTTTATTCCGATTTGTTGGTTAACAATTTCAAGAGCCGCACTAGCAGCTTGATACTCATTTGGGTAATAGTTCTTTATTTCCCATAAAATCTCGTTATGAATCTGAATGCCTTGCTTATATCTAGTAACTGCAAAATCAAGATGATCAGTCAGCGATATTAATAAATAATCATTGAATTTCGCATGGAGTATTTCACCCGCCTGCTGAATTATTCGCGCAGATATCTCAAGATATTCTGCCGAAATATTTTGAGTCAGATCATGAAACAAAGTAAACCACTTGTCATCGGTTGGTGCAAACACCTGACTAACCTTATCTTTTTCAACAGTCATCCCCGGCCTTTGTTGAAATCCTATTCCACGACCGACCAATACCACCTCCTGATCTCCGTTATTTGCTAAAAGAACATTGTTATTAAAAACCTGTTTGACCTTCATAGATTCTCCCCAGATTTCCTAAATAATGATGTAAAAAAACCTGTACACAAACCTTAGTATAAACTATTACTAGCCTACACGTTCAATCTGTGACAGGTTTTGCCCGCTTATGAGAGCGGTAACAATCCTTCGACAATTAAGATATTACTACTTTTCAAATTTTTTTGCAAGTGCTTTATTTAAGTTTCTGAACCCACGCCTACCAATTCACTATCAAATCGCTTCCCAGCCTCTTCCCAGTTCACAATGTGCCAGAATGCTTCCACATATTTTGGTCTAAGGTTCTGGTACTTTAAATAATATGCATGTTCCCAAACATCGATACCTAAGACTGGTGTCAACCCAACTGAAAGCGGAGAATCTTGATCGGCTGTTGTCATGATTTTCAATTGACCAGCATTGTCTTTCACAAGCCACGCCCAACCTGAACTAAAAACCTTCATAGCAGCTTCCGTAAATTGTTGCTTGAACTTTTCAAAACTACCGAACTCACTATCAATTGCTTCTCGCAAATTTCCTTCTGGATTAGTATCAAAATGTGGTGAAAGAAGCTTCCAAAAAAGTGAATGATTAGCATGTCCACCACCACTGTTACGTACAGCTTTTCTAATATTTTCTGGTATTTTGTCCAATTGGCCCACCAGTTCTTCTACTGGAAGTTCAGATAATCCCGGATGATCTTTCAAAGCTGCATTCAAATTATTAACATACGTTTGATGATGCATATCATGGTGCAAACGCATTGTCTGCTCCTCAATATAAGGTTCTAATGCACTGTAATCGTACGGCAAATCTGGAAGTTTATATACCATATGATTGATCTCCTTTCGTTTGTAAGGGCTTTCTACTAATCTAATTTTAGTTCATAAATACCTAAAAAGCGAAGAAAATGCTTGTGTTTTCAGATGTTGTAACTTACAAATTTAATTCAAATCCTCAAAAAATAATTACGTAAACTTGATTTCCCTAGTTAAATCATACAAAAGATAGCATCCTCTTTTTACCTACATTATACTTTTAAAAAAAGTGCCCCATAATAATTAGACTTTTTGAGGTCTAACTATTATAAAGCACTTCAAAAGTTAAATTTTGATTTTATCAAAGTCATTATCCCAAAACGGTTTTGATATTTGCAAATTCTCTAATTCCTAGGTCACTTAATTCACGACCATAACCAGATTTTTTAATACCGCCAAACGGCAATTCTGGTAATGAAGATAATGGTTGATTAACCGCAATTTGTCCAGTTTCGATTTTTGAAGCTAATTTACGCGCCTTATTTAAATCTTCAGAATAAATTGCACCACCAAGACCATAATTTGAATGATTTGCCAATTCAACAATTTGCTTTTCATCATCAACCCTGTAAAGCTGAGCAACTGGCCCAAATAATTCGTGATCATACATCGGATTATCATACGTCATTCCACTAATAATCAAAGGATTAAAGAATGCACCTGGTCCTTCAACTGGCGTTGGGTCACCCCACAAAACTTTAGCACCGCCATCTAAGACAGCCTTGATTTGCTTTTGTAATTGCTGTTGAGCATTTTTGGAGGATAGTGGAGCTAATGTTGTTTTTTCATCCAAAGGATCACCTTGTTGATACTTAGCAAATTCCTTCTTGATAGCTGCTAAAAACTCATCATAAATCCCACTTTGAACCAAGTAACGTTTAGAAGACGTGCAAGCTTGTCCAGCGTTACGTAAACGACCACTGACAGCACCAGCCACAGCTTTTTTCAAATCAGCATCATTTAAAACAATGCAGACATCTGTGCCGCCAAGTTCCATTGTTGATTTTTTAAGATTATGACCGGCTTCAGCTGCTATCAACTCGCCTGCCTTTTCTGAACCAGTCAACGCTACACCTTGGACACGTGGATCACTAATCATCTGATTGACTTGATCATAAGTAACAAATAAATTTTTAAATGCCCCTGTTGGTAGACCTGCAGCTTGGCAAGCCTCATCAAATGCCTGGGCACATTCTGGAACAATGCTGGCATGCTTAAGAATCACTGGATTTCCAAGAATGAAGTTAGGTGCAAAAACACGCATAACCTGAGTATATGGAAAATTCCAAGGTTCAACAGCGACGACCGCACCAATTGAACTAAATTCAAGATGAGCTTTGCGACCGCCAGCCATGGCAGTATAATCTTGATCTTCCAAAGCTGCTGCGCCCTTATCAACGTAATAGCGAGCAAAGGCAACTGTTTTCTTGACTTCTCCCCGGGCTTCACTAATCAATTTACCCATGTTAGTGGTTAAAAAGTTAGCATAGTAATCAGTTCTTTTCGTAAATTCATCGGCTAAGGCAGATAATTGCTCTGCTCGTTGTTCAATCGACTGTTCCTTAGCTTGTTGATAAAAATTATTTGCATTTGTTAAAGTTTGTTCAACTTCTTCATCTGTTGCTACAGAAAATTCTTTGAGTATTTTCCCATTATATGGGCTAACTACACGATATGACATTAAAAATCTTCCCCTTTCTCCTTTAGAGATAACACACCATCATTATAGTAAACAATTGCTAATAAAATCAATCACCTATATTAATTATTTTAGAGTACATTAACTAATACAATTCCCACAAAAATTACATATTCCTCAATCACTTTCAGCTTGAAGTTGTAGTTATCTATATCTATGTGTAAAAAAAGCACCTCCAAAAACTTGATTCACATGTCCAAGCTTTGTTCGGCACTCCTCTTATATCACACTCTCCAACGTCTAGATTCACTAGTACTTGTTGACAAGGATCTTCTCTATCTCAGTACTTAATATCACGACTTTCTGCTATGGTATCTGTAAAGTCTGATTCAGATTGGTAAAATTGATAGTGTTTTAAATTCAAAAAGTATTCTAGACTTGCCTCATCCTTGAATCAACTTG
Above is a window of Liquorilactobacillus hordei DSM 19519 DNA encoding:
- a CDS encoding NAD-dependent succinate-semialdehyde dehydrogenase — translated: MSYRVVSPYNGKILKEFSVATDEEVEQTLTNANNFYQQAKEQSIEQRAEQLSALADEFTKRTDYYANFLTTNMGKLISEARGEVKKTVAFARYYVDKGAAALEDQDYTAMAGGRKAHLEFSSIGAVVAVEPWNFPYTQVMRVFAPNFILGNPVILKHASIVPECAQAFDEACQAAGLPTGAFKNLFVTYDQVNQMISDPRVQGVALTGSEKAGELIAAEAGHNLKKSTMELGGTDVCIVLNDADLKKAVAGAVSGRLRNAGQACTSSKRYLVQSGIYDEFLAAIKKEFAKYQQGDPLDEKTTLAPLSSKNAQQQLQKQIKAVLDGGAKVLWGDPTPVEGPGAFFNPLIISGMTYDNPMYDHELFGPVAQLYRVDDEKQIVELANHSNYGLGGAIYSEDLNKARKLASKIETGQIAVNQPLSSLPELPFGGIKKSGYGRELSDLGIREFANIKTVLG
- a CDS encoding superoxide dismutase; translated protein: MVYKLPDLPYDYSALEPYIEEQTMRLHHDMHHQTYVNNLNAALKDHPGLSELPVEELVGQLDKIPENIRKAVRNSGGGHANHSLFWKLLSPHFDTNPEGNLREAIDSEFGSFEKFKQQFTEAAMKVFSSGWAWLVKDNAGQLKIMTTADQDSPLSVGLTPVLGIDVWEHAYYLKYQNLRPKYVEAFWHIVNWEEAGKRFDSELVGVGSET
- the licT gene encoding BglG family transcription antiterminator LicT is translated as MKVKQVFNNNVLLANNGDQEVVLVGRGIGFQQRPGMTVEKDKVSQVFAPTDDKWFTLFHDLTQNISAEYLEISARIIQQAGEILHAKFNDYLLISLTDHLDFAVTRYKQGIQIHNEILWEIKNYYPNEYQAASAALEIVNQQIGIKLPEDEVGFIAMKLLESSVDHPQSGDTVKMTKLIGDIVQIVQYQLQIKLDPNTMSYRRFLVHLRFLAERILQKKINDSGSDDDFLFQHLVKKYPTSFECTKKVTAFISGQLQIKLSINEQIYLTIHVQRILDDINKKMNKRDCNY